From the Paludibacterium paludis genome, one window contains:
- the pilO2 gene encoding type 4b pilus protein PilO2, which translates to MTEGQIQLFRYKGKRFATGLSWMPVANDVATEEQALQRARELAGNLQPAPNRHVVQNDPKTQRPLAVGLGHLKSGTAHSLALTLMAGIAKNAPARSWMALIAIPGQEDQFAFVAVLNDAVMPGSDRLFQFEDALDWARQRLSLGVWDAVFVDTRFMGELDDPSVREADLDSLLTGIKPGEWPKLQSPSRRLPPKVRKYGPIGIAAIVLLGGGLTGLHAWQQHLAQQRAAAQAAIHPPPPPKPWLATAGAHTVLLECVKALSDAPVTRGGWSFDSLDCHLANRTLTTTVKWKQGKGEVADLLHAAPGAAFDAKKGLASLTTKVTLPARNDDPRVFDTVSAAIRLDDIGQRYGLTELTSSADVKNGLARLGKGPGNIRPQQPNSRFKPFSLKFVKRAPLFTLSQLDTLFAGLPGLRFDDILVDRTGQFTVTGKLYAYQ; encoded by the coding sequence ATGACCGAAGGCCAAATTCAACTGTTTCGCTACAAGGGCAAGCGTTTTGCCACCGGGCTTAGCTGGATGCCGGTCGCCAACGATGTCGCGACGGAGGAGCAGGCGCTGCAACGGGCCAGGGAACTGGCCGGCAATCTGCAGCCCGCGCCCAACCGCCATGTCGTGCAGAACGATCCGAAAACACAACGCCCGCTCGCGGTCGGTCTGGGACATCTGAAAAGCGGAACCGCCCATTCGCTGGCGCTGACGCTGATGGCCGGTATCGCCAAAAACGCCCCGGCGCGCAGCTGGATGGCGCTGATCGCCATCCCGGGCCAGGAAGACCAGTTCGCCTTCGTCGCCGTGCTCAACGACGCGGTGATGCCCGGCTCGGACCGCCTGTTCCAGTTCGAGGACGCGCTCGACTGGGCACGCCAGCGGCTCAGCCTCGGTGTGTGGGACGCGGTCTTCGTCGATACGCGTTTCATGGGCGAACTCGACGACCCGTCCGTTCGCGAAGCGGATCTGGACAGTCTGCTGACCGGCATCAAGCCGGGCGAGTGGCCGAAACTGCAAAGCCCGAGCCGACGCTTGCCGCCCAAGGTGCGCAAATACGGGCCGATCGGCATTGCCGCCATCGTTTTGCTGGGCGGAGGTCTGACCGGACTGCATGCCTGGCAACAGCATCTGGCGCAACAGCGCGCCGCGGCGCAAGCCGCCATCCATCCGCCGCCACCGCCCAAGCCCTGGCTCGCCACGGCCGGCGCCCACACCGTGCTGCTCGAATGCGTCAAGGCGCTGAGCGATGCGCCGGTTACCCGCGGCGGCTGGAGTTTTGACAGTCTCGACTGCCATCTTGCCAACCGTACCTTGACCACGACAGTCAAATGGAAACAGGGCAAGGGCGAAGTGGCCGACCTGCTGCACGCCGCGCCCGGCGCGGCATTCGATGCCAAAAAGGGACTCGCCAGCCTGACCACGAAGGTCACGCTGCCCGCGCGCAACGATGACCCCCGTGTGTTCGATACCGTCTCGGCGGCCATCCGACTGGACGACATCGGCCAGCGTTACGGACTCACCGAGCTGACGAGCAGCGCCGATGTGAAGAACGGACTGGCGAGGCTCGGCAAGGGCCCGGGAAACATCCGGCCGCAGCAGCCCAACAGCCGGTTCAAACCGTTCAGCCTGAAATTCGTCAAGCGCGCGCCACTCTTCACGCTGTCGCAGCTGGACACGCTGTTCGCCGGACTTCCGGGCCTGCGTTTCGACGACATTCTGGTGGACCGCACCGGTCAATTCACTGTGACAGGAAAACTTTATGCCTACCAATAA
- a CDS encoding secretin N-terminal domain-containing protein, giving the protein MKYSLAGASLIAAVLSGCAAPGLQQRIDQNTRTAEGLMQGQASKVDASTLLGGMVSVKNGLFLDDHQSTRRPARIPALENRVEFNRSFSSLQSVADRVTQLTGIAVRLAPEVENSADAAPALPMVATISAGSALPAPNGAMPAGDGGYSINFSGPLSQFLDDVAAHYHAAWDYDGRQISFYKLKTRAFDISALPFQDSVSLNMDLTPATTDTDGSTGGTGSSSTSSGSSGSSNSSSSSSTSGSSGTTDSTTGSTAKMDINKELMDTVKLMLSPSGKASLSPSTSELTVTDTPEALDRVGKLITALNNKLTRQAMFNVRVYSVETDREDDLSVNLGALLKGRGLNVKLGGGGYSIGSTIAPPALTFSSGSASDNTAVFNALSTEGKTTLVTSATVVAMNNKPVPISVSHLIPYVSSVSSQISQGDNNTVILPQIQTAYANSGLTMQLMPSISNHRDLLLHLALNMSRVESIKSFDAKAVSTDTDNGKDKKNAGDGTANLGTTVSIPELTQRQLLQEVRLHSGETLLLTGLDQQTDNTSQNGVGTPGFPLPGGGHQYGTMRDVLVISITPVVM; this is encoded by the coding sequence ATGAAATACTCACTCGCCGGCGCATCGCTCATCGCCGCCGTATTGTCCGGCTGCGCCGCACCGGGCCTGCAACAGCGGATCGATCAAAACACCCGCACCGCCGAAGGCCTGATGCAAGGCCAGGCAAGCAAGGTCGATGCGTCCACTCTGCTGGGCGGCATGGTCAGCGTCAAGAACGGCCTGTTCCTTGATGATCACCAGAGCACCCGGCGTCCCGCTCGGATTCCCGCGCTGGAAAACCGTGTTGAATTCAACCGATCCTTCTCCAGCCTGCAGTCCGTCGCCGATCGCGTCACTCAATTGACCGGCATCGCCGTTCGCCTGGCTCCCGAAGTGGAGAACAGCGCCGACGCCGCGCCGGCCCTGCCGATGGTCGCCACCATCTCGGCCGGCAGCGCGCTGCCCGCCCCGAATGGCGCCATGCCGGCCGGCGACGGCGGTTACAGCATCAACTTCAGCGGCCCTCTGAGCCAGTTCCTCGATGACGTCGCCGCGCATTACCACGCCGCCTGGGACTACGATGGCCGCCAGATCAGCTTTTACAAACTGAAAACCCGCGCCTTCGACATCAGCGCCCTGCCGTTCCAGGATTCCGTCAGTCTCAACATGGACCTGACCCCGGCCACCACCGACACCGATGGCTCCACCGGAGGCACCGGCTCGTCGTCGACCAGCTCGGGCTCCTCCGGTTCCAGTAACTCGTCCTCCTCGTCGTCCACGTCCGGTTCGTCCGGCACCACGGACAGCACCACGGGTTCCACGGCCAAGATGGACATCAACAAGGAGTTGATGGACACCGTCAAGCTCATGCTCAGTCCGTCCGGCAAGGCTTCCCTGTCGCCGTCGACCAGCGAATTGACGGTAACGGATACTCCCGAAGCCCTCGACCGGGTCGGCAAACTGATCACCGCCCTCAACAACAAGCTGACCCGCCAAGCCATGTTCAACGTCCGCGTGTACTCGGTGGAAACCGACCGTGAGGATGACCTGAGCGTCAATCTGGGCGCCTTGCTCAAGGGCCGCGGCCTGAACGTCAAGCTCGGCGGCGGCGGGTATTCGATCGGTTCGACCATCGCCCCCCCGGCGCTCACCTTCTCGTCCGGCAGCGCGTCGGACAACACCGCCGTGTTCAATGCCCTGAGCACCGAAGGAAAAACCACGCTGGTGACATCGGCGACCGTGGTGGCGATGAACAACAAACCGGTACCGATCTCGGTCTCGCATCTGATTCCCTACGTGTCGTCGGTCTCCTCGCAAATCTCCCAGGGAGACAACAACACGGTGATTCTGCCTCAGATCCAGACGGCGTACGCCAACAGCGGCCTGACCATGCAGTTGATGCCGTCCATCAGCAATCACCGTGACCTGCTGCTGCATCTGGCGCTGAACATGAGCCGGGTGGAAAGCATCAAGTCCTTCGACGCCAAGGCGGTGAGCACCGACACCGACAACGGCAAGGACAAGAAAAACGCCGGCGATGGCACGGCCAATCTTGGCACCACCGTCAGCATTCCGGAATTGACCCAGCGGCAGTTGCTGCAGGAAGTGCGCCTGCACTCCGGCGAAACCCTGTTGCTTACCGGTCTTGACCAGCAAACCGACAACACCAGCCAGAACGGCGTCGGGACCCCGGGGTTCCCGCTGCCTGGCGGAGGACATCAGTACGGCACCATGCGCGATGTACTGGTGATTTCGATTACTCCCGTCGTGATGTGA
- a CDS encoding TcpQ domain-containing protein: MRPDSLTASLSVAAMWLALSCQTAAAAPALAAPQASAPVAQALPAAPATAGDIDMSQSRLWTIDADQVSVEDVLGSWTRQAGWTLKWDVPYSLSIHATASVPGTLPEAVAKLLDGVHSTDDPIAAQFYKGNKVLRVFVE; the protein is encoded by the coding sequence ATGAGACCCGATTCACTTACGGCCAGTCTGTCCGTCGCCGCCATGTGGCTGGCGCTGTCCTGTCAGACGGCCGCAGCCGCCCCGGCTCTCGCCGCGCCCCAGGCGAGCGCGCCGGTCGCGCAAGCCCTGCCCGCCGCGCCCGCGACGGCCGGCGACATCGACATGAGTCAATCCCGCCTGTGGACCATCGACGCCGATCAGGTTTCGGTGGAAGACGTACTTGGCAGTTGGACCCGGCAAGCGGGCTGGACCCTGAAATGGGACGTGCCCTACAGCCTGAGCATCCACGCCACGGCCTCCGTGCCGGGCACGCTGCCCGAAGCGGTCGCCAAACTGCTTGACGGCGTCCATTCGACGGACGACCCGATCGCCGCCCAGTTCTACAAGGGCAACAAGGTTCTTCGCGTGTTCGTGGAATGA
- a CDS encoding type II secretion system F family protein yields the protein MNKFNYVLAKLAFGKKIRLDFYEMLADFMADGVSMSTVLEKLWEQASDRGKKPGEGLAMVYQDLLDKLRLGLPLSEALKPWIPSEETAMIAAGERSGNMPETLRMLTHISISSSRMTSAIMGAASYPIVLFLMAMMLLWFYGVQVIPAFESSLPPDKWTGLARALWLGGAFAREDMWWMLGGMGATLGIIIYTLPHWTGKVRKALDNAPPWAFYRMKLGCSFLMSLSALMEAGVSIDEALTIIQASGGKWLNERLSAIGREVQLGVEFGQAIMQSGYDFPSRRVVDLLEMYSQTSAQGEALKKIALRWIDDNIVSIQKIGKVLNLLAMLVVTAVIGLMYLGMFALQRQVQQALTGN from the coding sequence ATGAACAAATTCAACTATGTGCTCGCCAAACTGGCGTTCGGCAAGAAAATCCGCCTGGATTTCTACGAAATGCTCGCCGACTTCATGGCCGACGGAGTATCGATGTCCACCGTGCTGGAAAAGCTCTGGGAGCAGGCCTCCGACCGCGGCAAGAAGCCCGGTGAGGGTCTGGCGATGGTGTACCAGGACCTGCTCGACAAGCTGCGGCTCGGCCTACCGTTGTCCGAGGCGCTCAAACCCTGGATTCCGTCGGAAGAAACCGCGATGATCGCGGCCGGCGAACGCTCGGGCAACATGCCGGAAACCTTGCGCATGCTCACGCACATCAGCATCTCCAGTTCGCGGATGACCAGCGCCATCATGGGTGCGGCATCTTACCCGATCGTGCTGTTTCTCATGGCCATGATGCTGCTGTGGTTCTACGGTGTGCAGGTCATCCCCGCGTTCGAAAGCTCGCTGCCGCCGGACAAGTGGACCGGTCTTGCCCGCGCGCTGTGGCTCGGGGGCGCCTTCGCCCGCGAGGACATGTGGTGGATGCTCGGCGGCATGGGAGCAACGCTCGGCATCATCATTTACACGCTGCCGCACTGGACCGGAAAGGTGCGCAAGGCGCTGGACAATGCCCCGCCCTGGGCGTTCTACCGCATGAAGCTCGGCTGCAGTTTTCTGATGTCGCTCAGCGCGTTGATGGAAGCCGGGGTGTCCATCGATGAGGCGCTGACCATCATCCAGGCCTCCGGCGGGAAATGGCTGAACGAGCGCCTGTCCGCCATTGGCCGGGAAGTCCAGCTCGGCGTGGAATTCGGTCAGGCGATCATGCAAAGCGGCTATGACTTTCCCAGCCGCCGAGTCGTCGACCTGCTGGAAATGTATTCCCAGACCTCCGCGCAGGGCGAAGCGCTGAAAAAGATCGCCTTGCGCTGGATCGACGACAACATCGTCTCGATCCAGAAAATCGGCAAGGTGCTCAACCTCCTGGCCATGCTGGTGGTGACCGCCGTGATCGGCCTGATGTATCTGGGCATGTTCGCGCTGCAGCGTCAGGTTCAGCAGGCGCTGACCGGCAATTGA